The DNA segment ACACAATGAAAAAATCCAAATCTTTttgttaaaagataaaaaaaaaaataaaggaaaaacaaaaaatctGGTTTTTTCTATTCCCAATTTCCAACTTTTTACTGTTTCAACTTTGTTTTGGCTAATTCCAGTTATTTCTCACTGATTGGACCTTTGATTCCCGGTTCAACCAACTGGTCTGGCTCAATTCTGACAACACTGGATTTTGTTCTATCTAAGCAAGACTATTCAAGCTACTCTGCCACAATACAACCAGATATGTTACTCGGATTTGGACGTAAGCATTGGATACAGGCATGTGTCCCCCACAAGTTCGCTCaattggtttaaaattttttcatgcATGTGACGATATCCCTGTGGAGTCAAAATCCCACACTCATGTCCAAATATATGTCAAATACAAATATCAAACATTGATACTTCAAGTTAAATGAAGGGCCAGAGCAACATAACCAACCGAAACCTACAATGATAAATGAGTTAAAAACACAGTATCCACCAGAAAGATACCATCATCAATAAGATGAAGGATGTAAGCTTTTTTAAGGTTTAGAATGCAATGCAAGTGAGTAGAATGAAGTATCATCAATAGGCATAATTCTGACATAGAATCAGGAGAAGAGTAAATCAAGCAATACAACAGTTgctccaactcttcatttttctttaagtttCTATGCTTGACACTCAACTCATATCTTGACGTGTGATGAGGATATAATCCTCCAAGGACTCTCAAAATATATGAATATCTTGAAAATTTGAACATATCTGTGTCCACCACTCACAATCAACTTCGAGTAACATAGGTGCAACTCATGATTATGTTGTTCAGACTATTCACCTTTCTGTAAGTATATGTGTTTGACACTTGTGTCTAAAATTTGGATATAGGTATGAAAATGAAGATACCCATGTTAGAAACATTTGTATCCAACACTTTCACTTGAGTTTGAGTAACATAGGCTCTTGATACAACAAATATAAAGGTCTAAACAAAAGGCAAATGTTTATGGCAAGCAAATCATTCCCTCCAAATATAAGAAAATCTTCAAAGAAAAACTTAATATACCCATGTTAGACAAACACACTCCTTATTCAACACTCTCATTTGATTCCAAATAATAAAAGGCATATGTTCCTGGGCAAGAATATCGTACCATTTTCTCGTACATGCAAATTGCTCTATCATTGACAATATGCTGCATGCTAAGATCCTGCCTTATTGATCGAGTCCTATCGAAAATGAAGTCATGAACCACTTCGAAAGGATGTTCACTCGAGTCCAGCAGGTTTAAAAGGTAGTTTAATGTATCTTCTAATACTGCAAGAGGGCGCACATCCGATGCTTGGACATGCTTTACTGATATGGTTCTGCAAAACTAGCAAAAGTAAAGGATTATCAACAGCCTTCAACATTCGATaaaatgcatttaaataataGATATTGTCATATTTAAGCAACGGGATTAAGCATACAGATTAACTTCCTTATTTATTAAACATTGCTTTCCACGTGATTGTGATTAATCTAATAAAGTAGTAGTAGCATGGTTATTTTACTCCAactcttcatttttatttaagtatCAATACATAAAACTCAGATTCGACACATATCTGGAAATGGGTATGGGGATATGATCCTTTAAGGACTCTCTACATCTGACACTCAAAACAGAGTCCAAGTAACACAGAATAAAAGTGCACAAGACTCCTAAATTCTTGGTCGGGGGATTTAACTGTGATGTTCAAATCATTGGATAGACCATGTCTGAAAATGCATTGAACACGAATActatgaaaaataaagagttaAAAAAACATAGACACGATCAGAATTTTGATATCATGGTAGATAACATGCATGATTCATTTTTTAGGATCATATTAATAGCAAATCCATAAACATAACAACATAAAAGATTGATTATATTTAGAAGTAcaaaatttatataacatatgAATTTGGATAAAGAATATCTGATGGTTAATATCTGCATTTGCTCCTAATTTGTTATGGATGATAATTATGGTATCCGAATCAGCAAAAAAAACAGATCAAGTATTTGCGGATATCTGAATCTACGCCATTACAAGCTGTAATTTTATTAACAAtttattaaagatgataaatttcaATCAACCTCAAAGGCAATGCACGAATACCCATTGTGAACACCTTAATGAACTACATATTAAAAAGCTGTCCaaacaaataaaacaacaaaaattttaaatgctTGAAAGTACAACAGCTTACCTTTTTGACAGCTAAAGATGGAGATGTTTTCCTAGGATCTCCATGTAACCTTTCGAAAACAGCTAAATCTCGTAGGCGTTCCCGCTGAGCCCTCTCCCCATCTGTTGTAACAATGAAGAAAAGGTTACAAACTACATACTTTGATAAATAACTAGCATCTAAGAAGCACAGATACTTCTCTCAACGCAGTGTACAAGTGTGGGATACAATTCCAACACAATAAAATATGtgtcggaaaaataaaattaaaaattaaaaacaaagtcgGACACTGTTAAAACATGATCATAACATGGTTGGACGCGTACGGACATATTTTCGGTACTAGAGGTATCTTGGTAGCTAGCAATCTAGCATAAACTAATTGCTACTTGGTTTCGTATTTATGTCTGCAAAGTAAGTTGCAATTAGAGCTTCCTGTTTCTACCATTTTCTTCAGCTTCTAGGAACCAACGTTAAGTAACGAAAGTAACAATCGAGcaaatttatgaaaaatcataaaccAACATAAAAAAATACGGAAAACCCAACTTTCAGAACATTAAAACAAGACTAAAGTTGATAACTTTTAGCTTCTAAtcacaaattttgaaataattaaatgaataaataccAGGGCACATGAAAGGGCAAGTTCCAATTATAGAACCAACGTCTTCTCTTGCTTCTTGTTCTTCTTGCTGTTGATTAATCCCAGCATATGTTTCGGATTTCCGGTTACGGATATGGCCGGGATTTCTAGTATTGTTAGGGGTAGTTGCAGTGGTAGAATTGGAGAGTGGAACGAAGTTTGAGGATTGGGTGGTTTTGGTTGGATTTGTAGAGAAATTTTGAGACCGGAAACGTGTTGGGCCGgtcgaggaagaagaagaaaaggagggCTGGTTTCGACGTTGTTGAAGGCGGCGGGTGCTGTCGTCCATGGCGTCTATTGCCCGGTTGAGCTTCGGTTTTCACCTTCGACAGCGGTGTTAATACGGTCACAACAGATATATAATGCTAAAACGATGCAACCAAAAGATTATTTCACGATATTGGTTCGGTGAGCAGGAACCATTCCGTTGGCTTAGCCGTACTGTAGCAGACTGCTCGATGTGAGCTACCAAATGTACgatcaaaggaaaaaaaaaactagaaagaaaagtAAATTATCTCTTCATCCAGAACCCGCAGCCACAATccttccaaaaataaaaatcattacttGAGACCTCCATTACCCGAACTCGACAGTTAGGGGTGCCGTACCGGTGTCGACACGGATCAGATCCGGCGAAATCGAAGGGCGCGGCGGTGGGAGAACTGAGAAGAAAAAACGATGaggaggaaaggaaaaagaaaggaggaGGATACACGGCTGCAGTGGCGATCGTAGACGATATCTGATAAAGTAGCTGCTGGTGGGAAAGCCCCCAACGGAAGTCGGTCGGCAGTAACAGAGAAGGAAATAACATGCACTCGTGACTTTTGGACTGTTAAAATATAGCTATCATAAAACAATAtccaaaatcaattaaaaaatcaaaatattatgagaataattttctttaatattaatttaaaattttggaaaaaaaattaaaaaataggaattttaaaagtaataaataatatttattaaaaattaattaaatttttttcagaaaatgataaaatatcccttttaaattttaataaaaaccataaaaatatttttaataaattcacaaataTCATATTCAACAATCGTTCAATTTTAAAGATTGAAgactttttttaaaacattttaataatttttttcatgttataaatataaaattttgatatctTTTTTCATGTGAATCAAttctaaatttgttaaataatgaattaacttttatgaaatttaattcattaaaaaatgAGACTAATCTTACAATAAAAGAGTTACAAAATAAGAATATACAATATGCTATGTTTTTGGATGGACGGTAATTGAGTACAATGAAATCTTTTACTTCACAATTATAGTAATTAAAGTTATTGTCGCATCTTGAGTTGCTAACTTGTCGTTACTAatcaatatgattttttaaacatTGGTCACCTAAAAAACATCTCAACGAAATACTTTGATTCCTAATTATCTGGATACTaaaggaaaaattaaaaagaaatagaaaattaactaaaatcaaaatttaaagaaatcaaagTAAAAGTTTTAGATAGATGATGCATTTagtgacaaaaaaattaaatacggtaatttaagataaaaagtaaactaaataCATCACAACGAACCCTCCATCTAGACCCACCATAGGACTAATACAATCACAATTTTCAAAAAGATAGAATAAACTTTATCTACCAACAACAAGCTTTCATACATGGTGACCAACAAAAAGCTTCCACCAAAAAACACAATCACAAAATCAATTGAGAActaagataaaaaatttaaaaaaaaaacctactgataaatattttattactaaactttgtttaatttatttatttgatatttgcaaatattttttatattttaaaaaaaactgacCACCTTAACCCTTTTTTATCTTCAAAAATATCAAACTAGGATCCACCTTGAccccatacatacatacatacgtgcatacatacatgcatacatacatgcatacaatAATGGATTAGATGATTTGATACacaaaaataactaaaagaaatataatgatctaaaagaaatacaaatatgataagaacatatcaaatatatcaaacaaTGATTGAAACCATATAgcattaattaaaacaaaaatagccATTGTTATTGGTACCTATGCAAATACTGCTCCATAAAAAATCAATGAGAAGTAGAATATTTTATATCAATATATAAAGCTAACTGCTGTAGAAAACATTTGTTATGGAAACCTCTATGGCATAGCAGAAGTCAGAATGTAGGAACTAAGAAGAGAGGTTGGTTTCGTTACACATGTTGTAGCTCACGCAGGTTCCGAGATGTGTTAAGACGATTCCCTCTTGAAGATATATCACTTCTCGGCCCCGTCGGGGTATTTAATCAAGTGACTAAGCTGTGCTTTTCTTGCTTCTAAAGTTTTCCTTCAGTAATGCAAATTTTTTCTTGCATTGGTTTAAAGTCTTCCCGGGAACAGCAGTGGCTACTCGTTCCCAACGCTGACTGGTTTCCTTTGGGAATGTCTTCAGAGCCTGAATCAGTGCTCTTTCTTGTACAGCAGACCATACATCTTGTTCTGAACTCGATGAAACACCATTGCCAGAAACCACATCGACAGGATTACTTGCAGCTTTACCAGAGTCTTCAGGGCTGCTTGTCTTCACAGTTGTGTTTTCAGTCCTTGAAGGCATAGAAACCCCTTCTACTTCCTCCCTAGTGGAAAGTGGAGATGCAATAGTAGCCGCTGGTTTCCTCTTCTCAAGAAAAGAGTCAAATGCTTTGGTAGCATCAGGCTTCTGGAGAAGTACTGTTTTGGTAGCTTTCAGAATCTCTTCCACAGACCGACCCGTACCAATGTACTCTGAAATAACCTCCCACCTACGAGATGTCCCTTTTGGATATTTCTGGGTTCCTTTTCTCAAAAGCTCAATCTCTTCCTTGGTCCAAGGTTTCTCCTTCTTCTCAGAGCTGCTGCTCGAAAGGATACTTCCATTTGAATCCACAGAACCATTCAGATGTGAGCCGTTCGCATCATCTACTATTTTCTCTTCTGTGTTGCTATTGTATCCACGGGCATCTTGGATTAGTTTAGCCCGCTCTAATGCTTCTTTGTTATCCATCTTATCACATAAACTTCTAAGCTGCTCAAAGCCAAGGGTCATACATAAACTTTCTACATCCTCCTCGGAAAGATCAAGTAAATGTTGTGATAAAACAGGTGCAGAAAGTGCTCGAAGTCGAGTTCGctctttccggaggagcttctTCTCTTTCTCCTTATTTTTCTTATGCTGTAAAGCAGCTTCGGCAGctcttttctcctcctcctctttcCGGCGTCTCTCCTCTTCAGCAGCCCTAGCAGCTTCTTCCTCCTGCAACTGCTTTGCACGAACCTTAGCTTCTTTTTTCCTCTGTTTCTCAGCTTTCTCCTCTTCCTTCCTCCTAAGTATTCTTGGGTCTCTTCTATATGCATTATCAACAAGTGCACGAATCCGAACATATTCCTCCTTCCTGGCCTTCTCGGATAGTTTTGCATTCTGCCTCTCCATCCACCTTTTATGGTCGCGAGACTCGGCTTGTTCGAGGTCATACTCATCCGCATGTGGGAATTCCCTCCAGCTTTTGAAACtataccaaaaattatagaaattgtccacatcttTTAGTGAAGTACTGTCATCTCCTAAAGATGGGATAGGCTGGGTCACCGACCATCGCCCATTCCTCATGAAAGCTGGAGCAAACACCTTGAAGAAGTCTTGTGGGGCACATTCGGTaggaatttcatcatcaaactCATCAGTGGAGTCGTAGATTCTTCTCTTTATAGGATCGATCAAAATCTCATATGCTTCTTGGATGGACTTGAAGTgattctcaatttcatccttcttaGCTTGTTTTGCAGCCTCAGTCTCCTCTGCAAGAAGAAGATTCGCGAGTTTGTCAGGATGATGTCTCAAGGCAGCTTCACGGTAGCTTTTCCTTATCTGATCCTCAGTGGCAAGATATCTTAAATGGCTCAACCCGAGCAATGCATAGTGATCTTGCTGCTTGCCATCAGCACCAGATTTCTTTTTCCCTTTGTTGCTATACGAATCAGATGATGGCATATACGCTTGCTCCTTATCATTACCGACTTTCTGATCATCAACTTCAGTAGTATCATCTTCCTCACAGCCAAAGAGTTTAAGAGCAGCATTATGAAAGGCATGGCCAGCCGGTTCATATTTTAAAGCCTTAACAGGAAGGCAATTTGAAGAAACATAGAGTGGCTGTCTGTCCACAAGCTCCTGAGAATACGATAAAAGCTGAATGCTTGTGCGGACCGCCATAATGTTTATGGTGGATGCACAAAACCACAAAAGGACAATAAATGCCAATACCAATATCTGGGGAATAGCTTTTGCTAGTTTTACAATCTGCAAATAGTTGCAATCAGTACACCTTGTGTTAATATGGTCACAACAGATATATAATGCTAAAATGATGCAACCAAAAGATGTTTTCATGGCATTGGCTGGTGAGCAGGCACTATACAGTTGGCTAAGCCCTACAGTACCAGAATGCTTGATTGGAACTAGCAAATGTACGATTAAAGtaaaaaactagaaagaaaagtAAATTATCTCTTCATCCACAACCCCTAAGCTCAATCCTTTCTAAAATAAAAGTCAATTTAGGGGTGAGCAATCAGTCGGTTTGGTGCAGAAAAAAAGAAAGCGGACTAAACCGACTTCCTCTTTTTATGAAACCGAAACCAACTGATTTTGGGGGAGAACCAACAAAACCGACCCGAATTAGGGTCGGTCAGTTCGGTCGGCCACTAACCAAACCGAGATtagtttccttttttttccaaacatgataaaatgatgataaaaCAGTTCCAACCATAACATAATACAAAATAGCAGAGACAACAAGAAATACAAACACAAATTATATAATTGAGTACAATGCAACCACCAAACTCATTACCCATAAATTGAAAGATATTATATAGTTGAAACacaaaaatacataataaatatttaaacccTAGAAATTACCTTAGAACAGTGATTCAGAGAACAGAGATTTCAAAGACTGAGAGAGGCAGAGGTCAACAGCCGACCGATGGATAGAGATGAGGAGCAGAGATCAATGGCCGACCTACAATGATGACGATGCAGAGGTGAGGAGGACAGGAGAGGCCGACGGTAGGGGGGAGCTGGGGGGAATGGCCGACAGAGAGGCTAACAGCTGGGCGACAGGGGTTGGGATGGGCAACCGACAATGGGATAACGCCTGCAGCAGGGAGgggaagctttttttttttttccttttttttagtttttagttttagaattagTAACTTTTATTTAGGAattagaattattattattattttttcattcctaattcccaacttttttattttgggtttaggCCGCTGGCCGGTTGAGGCTAGGGGGTATTCGGCCTTGAGATTTAATTTGGGTTTGGAGTGTAAATCGGTTATGAGATATTGGGTTTGAGtttagtatatattatatttaataagtaTGTTAAGTCTGTTAATTCGGTTTCTATGGTTCTGAAATTCAAAATCGGAACTGACCCAAGATCACTGCCCAAACCGATGTAAGAAACCGACATAAAACCAAAACCGCCCAAATCGTACCAGAAAACCGAACCGGGTCAGTTGGGTTGGTTTGGGGGGTTTGACCCAAATTCTGCACACTGCTAAAAGTCAttacttgaaactagactcatttttCTTGCAGAAGTGCACACATCATCAAAAGTAGAAAAACAAGACACTTAAAACAAGGCACATCTTTTATGAACAAAGATAAAGCTAGGTATCAAAGGTTTGCAACTAAGTAAAGTCTAGACCTAATGTATATAATAGGAGTCTTTTCTCTA comes from the Gossypium hirsutum isolate 1008001.06 chromosome A06, Gossypium_hirsutum_v2.1, whole genome shotgun sequence genome and includes:
- the LOC107955351 gene encoding dnaJ homolog subfamily C member 2, with product MAVRTSIQLLSYSQELVDRQPLYVSSNCLPVKALKYEPAGHAFHNAALKLFGCEEDDTTEVDDQKVGNDKEQAYMPSSDSYSNKGKKKSGADGKQQDHYALLGLSHLRYLATEDQIRKSYREAALRHHPDKLANLLLAEETEAAKQAKKDEIENHFKSIQEAYEILIDPIKRRIYDSTDEFDDEIPTECAPQDFFKVFAPAFMRNGRWSVTQPIPSLGDDSTSLKDVDNFYNFWYSFKSWREFPHADEYDLEQAESRDHKRWMERQNAKLSEKARKEEYVRIRALVDNAYRRDPRILRRKEEEKAEKQRKKEAKVRAKQLQEEEAARAAEEERRRKEEEEKRAAEAALQHKKNKEKEKKLLRKERTRLRALSAPVLSQHLLDLSEEDVESLCMTLGFEQLRSLCDKMDNKEALERAKLIQDARGYNSNTEEKIVDDANGSHLNGSVDSNGSILSSSSSEKKEKPWTKEEIELLRKGTQKYPKGTSRRWEVISEYIGTGRSVEEILKATKTVLLQKPDATKAFDSFLEKRKPAATIASPLSTREEVEGVSMPSRTENTTVKTSSPEDSGKAASNPVDVVSGNGVSSSSEQDVWSAVQERALIQALKTFPKETSQRWERVATAVPGKTLNQCKKKFALLKENFRSKKSTA